A part of Gossypium hirsutum isolate 1008001.06 chromosome A07, Gossypium_hirsutum_v2.1, whole genome shotgun sequence genomic DNA contains:
- the LOC121231855 gene encoding protein NRT1/ PTR FAMILY 5.2 isoform X1, which translates to MAKVLAEEKGPANGRDDDYTEDGSVDLKGRPVLRSITGRWKACSFIVGYEVFERMAYYGIASNLVVYLTRELHEGTVKSSNNVNNWVGTVWITPVLGAYIADAHLGRYWTFLIASAIYLSGMCLLTLVVSVPALRPPSCGHGYKAINCNKRASGFQKGIFYCALYIIAVGTGGTKPNISTMGADQFDDFEPKERVQKLSFFNWWMFSIFFGTLFSNTFLIYIQDNVGWSLGYGIPTIGLLVSVLVFLVGTPFYRHKLPLGSPFTRIFQVLVAAVRKWNMPVPTDPKELHELSLEEYSKSKQFRIDYTPSLRFLDKAAVKTGPNSVWKLCPVTQVEETKQMVKMVPILVATFIPSTLVAQMGTLFIKQGTTLDRSMGPHFQIPPACLTAFVTIFMLISIVLYDRYFVPIVRRYTKNPRGITLLQRMGIGIILQIIVMIIACFAERKRLSVAREHQKLGAYDSIPLSIFILLPQFALVGVADAFVEVAKLEFFYDQAPEGMKSLGTSYFTSSIGIGHFLGSFILTTVSDMTKRHGHRGWILDNLNTSHLDYYFAFLAALGFLNFLFFLAVAKLFVYNADVKESNTGLQEATDASQNKASSKVEALRAGTSY; encoded by the exons ATGGCAAAGGTATTAGCAGAAGAAAAAGGACCAGCAAATGGAAGAGATGATGACTATACTGAAGATGGAAGTGTGGATCTTAAAGGCAGGCCTGTGTTGAGATCTATAACTGGAAGATGGAAAGCTTGTTCTTTCATTGTGG GATATGAAGTGTTTGAGAGGATGGCATATTATGGAATAGCATCAAACCTAGTGGTGTATTTGACGAGGGAGCTGCATGAAGGAACAGTGAAATCTTCGAACAATGTTAATAACTGGGTTGGAACAGTGTGGATTACACCAGTTTTAGGGGCTTATATTGCGGATGCTCATCTGGGTCGTTACTGGACTTTCCTTATTGCCTCTGCCATTTATCTCTCG GGAAtgtgcctcttaaccctagtagTTTCAGTGCCTGCCTTGAGGCCTCCATCATGTGGTCATGGCTACAAAGCAATAAACTGCAACAAGAGAGCCTCGGGTTTCCAAAAAGGCATATTCTACTGTGCACTATACATAATCGCAGTAGGAACCGGTGGAACCAAGCCTAATATTTCCACCATGGGTGCCGACCAGTTCGATGACTTCGAGCCTAAGGAAAGGGTTCAAAAGCTGTCTTTCTTTAACTGGTGGATGTTTAGCATTTTCTTTGGCACCCTCTTTTCCAACACTTTCTTGATCTACATACAAGACAATGTGGGGTGGAGTTTGGGTTATGGCATTCCAACAATTGGTCTCTTGGTCTCTGTCTTGGTGTTCTTAGTGGGAACTCCATTCTACAGACACAAATTGCCTTTGGGCAGTCCGTTTACCAGGATTTTCCAAGTGCTTGTGGCTGCAGTTAGGAAGTGGAACATGCCGGTCCCGACCGACCCAAAAGAGCTTCATGAGCTTAGCTTGGAAGAGTACTCGAAGTCTAAGCAATTCAGAATTGATTACACCCCTTCTTTAAG ATTCCTTGACAAAGCAGCTGTAAAGACTGGGCCAAACTCAGTATGGAAGCTGTGTCCGGTGACTCAAGTCGAAGAAACTAAGCAGATGGTAAAAATGGTCCCCATTTTGGTAGCAACATTCATTCCAAGCACTCTAGTAGCTCAGATGGGAACATTGTTTATCAAACAAGGAACCACCCTCGATCGTAGCATGGGTCCTCATTTCCAAATCCCCCCAGCTTGTCTCACAGCGTTTGTTACGATCTTCATGTTGATCAGCATTGTTCTATATGACCGGTACTTTGTTCCAATAGTGAGGCGTTACACCAAAAATCCCAGAGGCATCACCTTGCTTCAAAGAATGGGAATCGGCATTATCTTGCAGATCATCGTTATGATAATTGCTTGCTTTGCTGAAAGGAAAAGACTCAGTGTAGCTCGAGAGCATCAGAAACTGGGTGCATATGATTCTATTCCTCTCAGTATTTTCATACTTCTACCCCAGTTTGCCTTGGTAGGGGTGGCTGATGCATTTGTGGAAGTTGCAAAGCTAGAATTCTTCTATGACCAAGCACCAGAGGGGATGAAAAGCCTCGGAACCTCTTATTTCACTAGCAGCATTGGGATCGGGCATTTCCTTGGTAGTTTTATTTTGACGACAGTTTCTGATATGACTAAGAGGCATGGTCATAGAGGATGGATATTGGACAACCTCAACACCTCTCACCTGGACTATTATTTTGCCTTCTTGGCTGCACTAGGCTTCTTAAACTTCCTCTTCTTCTTGGCTGTGGCCAAACTTTTTGTTTATAATGCTGATGTGAAAGAATCCAACACAGGATTGCAGGAAGCCACGGATGCTTCACAGAACAAAGCTTCAAGTAAAGTCGAAGCCTTAAGGGCTGGTACAAGTTACTAA
- the LOC121231855 gene encoding protein NRT1/ PTR FAMILY 5.2 isoform X2 — MYVFAGYEVFERMAYYGIASNLVVYLTRELHEGTVKSSNNVNNWVGTVWITPVLGAYIADAHLGRYWTFLIASAIYLSGMCLLTLVVSVPALRPPSCGHGYKAINCNKRASGFQKGIFYCALYIIAVGTGGTKPNISTMGADQFDDFEPKERVQKLSFFNWWMFSIFFGTLFSNTFLIYIQDNVGWSLGYGIPTIGLLVSVLVFLVGTPFYRHKLPLGSPFTRIFQVLVAAVRKWNMPVPTDPKELHELSLEEYSKSKQFRIDYTPSLRFLDKAAVKTGPNSVWKLCPVTQVEETKQMVKMVPILVATFIPSTLVAQMGTLFIKQGTTLDRSMGPHFQIPPACLTAFVTIFMLISIVLYDRYFVPIVRRYTKNPRGITLLQRMGIGIILQIIVMIIACFAERKRLSVAREHQKLGAYDSIPLSIFILLPQFALVGVADAFVEVAKLEFFYDQAPEGMKSLGTSYFTSSIGIGHFLGSFILTTVSDMTKRHGHRGWILDNLNTSHLDYYFAFLAALGFLNFLFFLAVAKLFVYNADVKESNTGLQEATDASQNKASSKVEALRAGTSY, encoded by the exons ATGTATGTATTTGCAGGATATGAAGTGTTTGAGAGGATGGCATATTATGGAATAGCATCAAACCTAGTGGTGTATTTGACGAGGGAGCTGCATGAAGGAACAGTGAAATCTTCGAACAATGTTAATAACTGGGTTGGAACAGTGTGGATTACACCAGTTTTAGGGGCTTATATTGCGGATGCTCATCTGGGTCGTTACTGGACTTTCCTTATTGCCTCTGCCATTTATCTCTCG GGAAtgtgcctcttaaccctagtagTTTCAGTGCCTGCCTTGAGGCCTCCATCATGTGGTCATGGCTACAAAGCAATAAACTGCAACAAGAGAGCCTCGGGTTTCCAAAAAGGCATATTCTACTGTGCACTATACATAATCGCAGTAGGAACCGGTGGAACCAAGCCTAATATTTCCACCATGGGTGCCGACCAGTTCGATGACTTCGAGCCTAAGGAAAGGGTTCAAAAGCTGTCTTTCTTTAACTGGTGGATGTTTAGCATTTTCTTTGGCACCCTCTTTTCCAACACTTTCTTGATCTACATACAAGACAATGTGGGGTGGAGTTTGGGTTATGGCATTCCAACAATTGGTCTCTTGGTCTCTGTCTTGGTGTTCTTAGTGGGAACTCCATTCTACAGACACAAATTGCCTTTGGGCAGTCCGTTTACCAGGATTTTCCAAGTGCTTGTGGCTGCAGTTAGGAAGTGGAACATGCCGGTCCCGACCGACCCAAAAGAGCTTCATGAGCTTAGCTTGGAAGAGTACTCGAAGTCTAAGCAATTCAGAATTGATTACACCCCTTCTTTAAG ATTCCTTGACAAAGCAGCTGTAAAGACTGGGCCAAACTCAGTATGGAAGCTGTGTCCGGTGACTCAAGTCGAAGAAACTAAGCAGATGGTAAAAATGGTCCCCATTTTGGTAGCAACATTCATTCCAAGCACTCTAGTAGCTCAGATGGGAACATTGTTTATCAAACAAGGAACCACCCTCGATCGTAGCATGGGTCCTCATTTCCAAATCCCCCCAGCTTGTCTCACAGCGTTTGTTACGATCTTCATGTTGATCAGCATTGTTCTATATGACCGGTACTTTGTTCCAATAGTGAGGCGTTACACCAAAAATCCCAGAGGCATCACCTTGCTTCAAAGAATGGGAATCGGCATTATCTTGCAGATCATCGTTATGATAATTGCTTGCTTTGCTGAAAGGAAAAGACTCAGTGTAGCTCGAGAGCATCAGAAACTGGGTGCATATGATTCTATTCCTCTCAGTATTTTCATACTTCTACCCCAGTTTGCCTTGGTAGGGGTGGCTGATGCATTTGTGGAAGTTGCAAAGCTAGAATTCTTCTATGACCAAGCACCAGAGGGGATGAAAAGCCTCGGAACCTCTTATTTCACTAGCAGCATTGGGATCGGGCATTTCCTTGGTAGTTTTATTTTGACGACAGTTTCTGATATGACTAAGAGGCATGGTCATAGAGGATGGATATTGGACAACCTCAACACCTCTCACCTGGACTATTATTTTGCCTTCTTGGCTGCACTAGGCTTCTTAAACTTCCTCTTCTTCTTGGCTGTGGCCAAACTTTTTGTTTATAATGCTGATGTGAAAGAATCCAACACAGGATTGCAGGAAGCCACGGATGCTTCACAGAACAAAGCTTCAAGTAAAGTCGAAGCCTTAAGGGCTGGTACAAGTTACTAA
- the LOC107937661 gene encoding BRCA1-associated RING domain protein 1 has translation MSFSTKQNNSRAMNPWVLHLQKLGLELKCPLCLNLFKRPLLLPCDHLFCDSCVARTEFGSECPICKVQCANRDLRPLTFMENIVGIYRSLDSAFSANLSHSIEDGVGKNEKFDKCSMQRRATDVGYETPNKDGVDLLRSVSNKQIGASQESRNRQIIMSQADQASLSPPSYGDTKVSDNDSEHSPENFPAKGAGKRNFDDMVSLKQNDSVLGIDGHLSDSKRQKRLNYGTVDGGAKTMDHCQSDPQAQNIVTSDCQLRSQNGASLAGTGLLVTSENMNGNRAICEFCQSSKISEATGMMLHYINGKPVTGDASFGSNVIHVHSSCIEWAPQVYFVGDNVKNLKPELARGAKLKCSRCGLKGAALGCYVKSCRRSYHFPCAKEIPKCRWDYEDFLVLCPAHSSVKFPSEKSRKAHSAAKFPNEKPGNCLSADDKVPIESGQLKSNTFWGQPENKKDWVFCGSALSPEEKFLLVKFAKMIGVTVSKFWRPDVTHVIASTDENGACTRTLKVLMAISNGKWVLKLNWIKECVKAIYPLNEEPYEVSLDNHGCCDGPKTGRLRVLDNAPKLFDGFSFYFVGDFVSGYKEDLQNLVVTAGGIVLRRMEELVAHKNGEQTAQTKMVVVYNLDAPQGSELGEEVTIIWQRVSEAQDIATKLGGQVIGHTWLLESIAACKLQPFVN, from the exons ATGAGCTTTTCGACTAAGCAGAATAATAGCAGAGCCATGAATCCTTGGGTTCTTCATCTCCAAAAACTGGGTCTCGAGCTTAAGTGTCCTCTCTG tttgAACTTGTTTAAGCGGCCATTGTTGCTCCCATGTGATCATTTGTTCTGCGA TTCGTGCGTCGCAAGAACTGAGTTTGGTTCAGAGTGCCCTATTTGCAAAGTTCAATGCGCAAATCGAg ATCTAAGGCCTTTGACCTTCATGGAAAATATAGTAGGAATCTATAGAAGTTTGGATTCTGCATTTTCTGCCAACCTTTCTCATTCCATTGAAGATGGGGTTggcaaaaatgaaaaatttgataaGTGCAGCATGCAAAGGCGTGCTACAGATGTAGGATACGAGACTCCTAACAAAGATGGAGTTGATTTGTTACGATCAGTTTCCAATAAACAAATAGGGGCATCTCAAGAGTCTAGGAATAGGCAGATCATCATGAGCCAAGCTGATCAAGCATCCCTCAGCCCGCCTTCCTATGGTGATACAAAGGTCTCTGACAATGATAGCGAGCAT AGTCCTGAAAACTTTCCAGCCAAGGGAGCGGGGAAGAgaaattttgatgatatggtaagTCTGAAGCAGAATGATTCTGTTTTAGGGATTGATGGTCATTTAAGTGATTCCAAGAGACAAAAGAGGTTGAACTATGGGACAGTAGATGGGGGTGCAAAAACCATGGATCATTGTCAATCAGATCCGCAAGCTCAAAACATTGTGACTTCTGATTGTCAATTAAGATCTCAAAATGGAGCATCTCTTGCTGGTACTGGTTTGCTTGTGACATCAGAGAACATGAATGGAAATAGGGCTATTTGTGAATTTTGCCAGTCCTCTAAAATCTCTGAG GCCACTGGAATGATGTTACATTATATCAATGGAAAACCAGTAACAGGAGATGCATCATTTGGCTCAAATGTTATACATGTTCACAGCTCGTGTATTGAATG GGCACCTCAAGTGTATTTTGTTGGTGACAATGTTAAGAACCTTAAACCAGAACTGGCAAGGGGTGCAAAGCTGAAGTGCAGCAGATGTGGACTAAAGGGTGCAGCACTTGGCTGTTATGTGAAGTCTTGCCGCAGAAGCTATCATTTCCCTTGTGCAAAAGAGATTCCAAAATGTCGATGGGACTAT GAGGACTTTCTTGTGCTTTGTCCTGCCCATTCTTCAGTCAAGTTTCCAAGTGAGAAGTCTAGAAAGGCCCATTCTGCAGCCAAGTTCCCAAATGAGAAGCCTGGAAACTGTCTATCTGCTGATGATAAAGTGCCAATTGAAAG TGGCCAGCTGAAATCCAACACTTTTTGGGGCCAGCCAGAGAATAAAAAAGATTGGGTTTTCTGTGGATCTGCTTTGTCTCCTGAGGAGAAG TTTCTTCTGGTCAAGTTTGCAAAAATGATTGGTGTAACTGTATCCAAGTTTTGGAGGCCGGATGTCACTCATGTGATTGCCTCTACAGATGAGAATGGTGCATGCACTAGGACACTTAAAGTTCTCATGGCCATTTCAAACGGGAAGTGGGTTCTTAAATTAAATT GGATAAAGGAATGTGTGAAAGCAATCTATCCTTTGAATGAAGAACCTTATGAAGTTAGTCTTGACAACCATGGGTGTTGTGATGGTCCTAAAACTGGCAGACTCAGGGTATTGGATAAT GCACCAAAGCTCTTTGATGGCTTTAGCTTTTATTTTGTGGGTGACTTTGTGTCTGGTTACAAGGAAGATCTTCAAAATCTAGTTGTCACTGCAGGGGGTATTGTTTTGAGAAGAATGGAGGAACTAGTGGCACACAAAAATGGTGAACAGACAGCTCAAACAAAGATGGTTGTTGTGTATAACCTGGATGCACCTCAAGGATCTGAGTTAGGAGAAGAAGTAACAATTATTTGGCAGAGGGTTAGTGAAGCACAGGATATAGCCACAAAATTAGGTGGACAAGTCATTGGTCATACATGGCTTTTAGAATCAATTGCAGCATGTAAGTTGCAGCCTTTTGTCAACTAA